In a single window of the Eshraghiella crossota genome:
- the thrC gene encoding threonine synthase, which produces MSLLYRSTRSADVKVTASQAILKGLAADGGLYVPESIPALDVSLEELAGMDYREVAYEVMKLFITDFTEEELKNCINKAYDSKFDTDEIAPLVNADGAYFLELFHGATIAFKDMALSILPHLLTTSARKNNIKNDIVILTATSGDTGKAALAGFADVKGTKIIVFYPKHGVSPIQEKQMVTQKGDNTYVVGIEGNFDDAQTGVKTMFGDSELAKELDANGFQFSSANSINIGRLVPQVVYYVYAYTRLLANNEIKNGDRINVVVPTGNFGNILAAYYAKNMGLPIAKLICASNENKVLFDFFKTGTYDRNREFVLTSSPSMDILISSNLERLIYRIAGDDANTNKELMDSLKKDGRYTITDDMRAKLEDFYGNYASEAETAEAIKSIYYNTGYVIDTHTAVAASVYKKYVAETSDETKTVIASTASPFKFTRSVMDAIDKAKYDKMTDFELVDELSRIANVAVPQAIEDIRTAPVLHDRVCDKTEMKAVVKDILGIK; this is translated from the coding sequence ATGAGTCTGTTATATAGAAGTACAAGAAGTGCTGATGTTAAAGTAACTGCCTCTCAGGCAATTTTGAAAGGTCTTGCAGCTGATGGAGGGTTGTATGTACCTGAATCAATTCCGGCATTGGACGTTTCTCTTGAAGAACTTGCAGGAATGGATTACAGAGAAGTAGCTTATGAAGTAATGAAGTTATTTATTACTGACTTTACAGAGGAAGAACTCAAGAATTGTATTAATAAAGCATATGACAGTAAATTTGATACAGATGAGATAGCACCGCTTGTTAATGCAGACGGCGCATATTTCCTTGAATTGTTCCATGGTGCAACAATAGCTTTTAAGGATATGGCATTATCTATTCTTCCACATCTTTTAACAACAAGTGCCAGAAAGAACAATATTAAGAATGATATCGTAATTCTTACAGCTACATCAGGTGATACAGGTAAGGCTGCCCTTGCAGGATTTGCCGATGTTAAGGGAACCAAGATAATCGTATTTTATCCAAAGCACGGTGTAAGCCCAATTCAGGAGAAGCAGATGGTTACCCAGAAGGGCGATAATACATACGTTGTAGGAATTGAAGGTAATTTTGACGATGCCCAGACAGGCGTTAAGACAATGTTCGGAGACAGCGAATTAGCTAAAGAACTTGATGCTAACGGATTCCAGTTCTCATCAGCTAACTCTATCAATATAGGAAGACTTGTTCCACAGGTTGTATATTATGTATATGCTTATACAAGACTTCTTGCCAATAACGAGATTAAGAACGGTGACAGAATCAATGTTGTAGTTCCTACAGGTAATTTCGGTAACATTCTTGCCGCATATTATGCTAAGAATATGGGACTTCCAATTGCAAAGCTTATCTGTGCATCCAATGAAAATAAAGTCCTTTTTGATTTCTTCAAAACAGGAACTTATGACAGAAACAGGGAATTTGTCCTTACATCTTCTCCATCTATGGATATTCTTATTTCAAGCAACCTTGAAAGACTTATCTACAGAATAGCAGGTGATGATGCCAACACTAATAAAGAGCTTATGGACAGCCTTAAGAAAGACGGCAGATATACAATTACTGATGATATGAGAGCCAAGCTTGAAGATTTCTACGGCAACTATGCAAGTGAAGCAGAGACAGCGGAAGCTATTAAGTCTATTTACTACAACACAGGCTATGTAATCGATACACATACAGCAGTTGCCGCAAGCGTATATAAGAAATACGTTGCAGAGACATCCGATGAGACTAAGACTGTAATTGCATCAACAGCAAGCCCATTCAAATTCACAAGAAGCGTAATGGATGCTATTGATAAGGCAAAATATGACAAGATGACAGATTTTGAACTCGTTGACGAACTTAGCAGAATCGCCAATGTTGCAGTTCCACAGGCAATCGAAGATATCAGGACAGCACCTGTTCTCCATGACAGAGTGTGCGATAAGACAGAAATGAAAGCTGTTGTTAAGGATATACTGGGAATTAAATAA
- a CDS encoding cell wall hydrolase, which translates to MIKFLKKNIIIIAMLMISGITLAFAPGKKSDNDNSTPETPVSVMITEDNRLNLVMDSFNTVRFTDVEIPQEEETETAVSEEQTVEETETPVEEETQEAAAPSYVIPCTDEDYNNFLKIVEAEATGGDIMSKIMVADVIINRVRSSRFPNTITEVIFQGNGEQFQPVADGRFYSVYVTNETVEAVQRALYGEDYSMGALFFASNYSVNAGAWHVSALTRLFEYGGHVYFTF; encoded by the coding sequence ATGATTAAATTTTTGAAAAAAAATATTATTATCATTGCTATGTTGATGATATCTGGAATAACCCTGGCATTTGCACCGGGTAAGAAATCAGATAACGATAATTCAACTCCTGAAACACCTGTTTCGGTAATGATTACTGAAGACAATAGACTTAATCTTGTAATGGATAGTTTTAATACGGTAAGATTTACAGATGTGGAAATACCGCAGGAAGAAGAGACAGAAACAGCAGTATCGGAAGAACAGACGGTTGAGGAAACAGAAACACCTGTTGAAGAAGAGACACAGGAGGCAGCAGCACCATCTTATGTAATTCCGTGTACGGATGAAGATTATAATAATTTTTTAAAAATAGTAGAGGCAGAAGCAACCGGAGGAGATATAATGTCAAAGATAATGGTTGCGGATGTTATTATTAACAGAGTAAGAAGTTCAAGATTCCCTAATACTATTACTGAAGTTATTTTTCAGGGAAACGGTGAGCAGTTCCAGCCTGTGGCGGACGGAAGATTCTATTCGGTTTATGTAACAAACGAAACCGTTGAGGCGGTTCAGAGAGCATTGTACGGTGAGGATTACTCCATGGGAGCACTTTTCTTTGCATCGAATTACAGTGTTAATGCCGGAGCATGGCATGTGTCGGCACTTACAAGATTGTTCGAGTATGGCGGACATGTATATTTTACATTTTAA
- a CDS encoding nitrilase-related carbon-nitrogen hydrolase, whose amino-acid sequence MRIGICQTDIFFEDKERNLNAAEKYIKAVSDSKVRLALFPEMSMTGFTMKPECFYEDEKGRTYSVMAKLASKYNIYIGYGYISRKNSGYYNTYVIIDNLGKIICSYDKIHPFTYAGEDRVYEKGSSLSFCQIDDITVCPLICYDLRFPELFIKASKKADLITVAANFGGPRDGHWQVLLKARAIENQTYIAGINRAGEDVSTYYMGHSMAVSPKGDVISMAGEKEDIIIADIDKEEEYEYRKKFPVRNDFRPEIYKNL is encoded by the coding sequence ATGAGAATAGGAATATGTCAGACAGATATTTTTTTTGAGGATAAAGAACGTAACCTCAATGCAGCGGAAAAATATATAAAAGCAGTGTCTGACAGTAAGGTCAGGCTTGCCCTTTTTCCTGAAATGAGCATGACAGGCTTTACCATGAAGCCGGAGTGCTTTTATGAAGATGAAAAAGGACGGACGTATTCCGTAATGGCAAAACTCGCCTCAAAATATAATATTTATATCGGTTATGGTTATATAAGTCGCAAAAATAGCGGATATTATAACACTTATGTTATTATTGATAATCTTGGAAAAATAATATGCAGCTATGACAAGATTCATCCGTTTACTTATGCAGGAGAAGACAGGGTCTATGAAAAGGGCAGCAGCCTTTCCTTCTGTCAGATTGATGATATTACGGTATGCCCGTTAATATGCTATGATTTGCGGTTCCCGGAGCTTTTTATCAAAGCCTCAAAGAAAGCTGACCTGATTACGGTTGCAGCTAATTTCGGCGGACCAAGGGATGGACACTGGCAGGTGCTTTTAAAAGCGAGAGCCATTGAGAACCAGACTTATATTGCGGGAATTAACAGAGCCGGTGAAGATGTTTCAACTTATTATATGGGACACTCCATGGCGGTATCACCTAAGGGTGATGTGATTTCAATGGCAGGAGAAAAAGAGGACATAATCATTGCCGATATTGATAAAGAGGAAGAGTATGAATACAGAAAAAAATTTCCGGTAAGAAATGACTTCAGACCGGAAATCTATAAGAATTTATAA
- the leuD gene encoding 3-isopropylmalate dehydratase small subunit — MKAHGTVFKYGDNVDTDVIIPARYLNSSDPAELATHCMEDIDKDFVKNVKKGDIIVADKNFGCGSSREHAPIAIKAAGVSCVIAETFARIFYRNAINIGLPIIECPEASKGIENGDDVEVDFDSGIIYNRTKGTEFKGQAFPPFMQKIIAAEGLINYINNK; from the coding sequence ATGAAAGCACATGGAACAGTATTTAAATATGGCGACAACGTAGATACGGACGTAATAATTCCTGCAAGATATCTTAATTCATCAGACCCTGCGGAACTTGCAACACACTGTATGGAAGATATTGATAAGGACTTTGTTAAGAATGTAAAAAAAGGTGACATCATTGTTGCAGATAAGAACTTCGGATGCGGTTCTTCGAGGGAACATGCACCTATAGCCATTAAGGCAGCAGGCGTAAGCTGTGTAATTGCAGAGACATTTGCAAGAATTTTTTATAGAAATGCAATTAATATCGGACTTCCTATTATTGAATGTCCTGAGGCGTCAAAGGGAATCGAAAACGGTGATGATGTAGAAGTGGATTTTGACAGCGGTATCATCTACAACAGAACAAAGGGCACTGAATTTAAAGGTCAGGCGTTCCCTCCTTTCATGCAGAAAATAATTGCGGCAGAAGGACTTATTAATTACATCAACAATAAATAA
- the leuC gene encoding 3-isopropylmalate dehydratase large subunit, whose translation MGMTMTQKILAAHAGLPEVSAGQLIEAKLDLVLGNDITSPVAIHEMEKMNTKTVFDKDKIALVPDHFVPNKDIKSAEHCMCVRNFAKKHDITNYFEVGEMGIEHALLPEKGLTVAGNVIIGADSHTCTYGALGAFSTGVGSTDMAAGMATGLAWFKVPSAIKFVLTGKPAKWISGKDIILHIIGMIGVDGALYKSMEFVGDGIKYLSMDDRFTIANMAIEAGGKNGIFPVDDLTIEYMKEHSTKEYTVYEADEDAEYDAEYVIDLSTLKPTVAFPHLPENTHTIDEGFDIAIDQVVIGSCTNGRLDDLRIAAEILKGHKVKKGIRTIIIPATQKIYLQAIEEGLIKTFIEAGAVVSTPTCGPCLGGYMGILAKGERCISTTNRNFVGRMGHVESEVYLASPAVAAASAITGKISSPEEVM comes from the coding sequence ATGGGAATGACAATGACACAGAAGATTCTTGCAGCTCATGCAGGTCTTCCTGAAGTATCGGCAGGTCAGCTTATAGAAGCTAAGTTAGACCTTGTACTTGGTAATGACATCACTTCACCTGTGGCAATCCATGAGATGGAGAAGATGAATACCAAAACAGTATTTGACAAAGATAAAATCGCACTCGTTCCTGACCATTTTGTTCCTAACAAGGATATTAAATCGGCAGAGCATTGTATGTGTGTAAGAAATTTTGCAAAAAAGCATGACATTACCAACTATTTTGAAGTTGGTGAAATGGGTATCGAACATGCTCTTTTGCCTGAAAAAGGACTTACGGTAGCAGGTAACGTTATTATCGGTGCGGATTCACACACTTGCACATACGGAGCACTCGGTGCATTTTCGACAGGTGTAGGTTCAACTGATATGGCAGCCGGAATGGCTACGGGACTTGCATGGTTCAAAGTTCCTTCAGCAATTAAATTCGTACTTACAGGCAAACCTGCCAAGTGGATAAGCGGTAAAGACATTATTCTTCACATAATCGGAATGATCGGCGTAGATGGTGCTTTATACAAATCAATGGAATTTGTAGGCGACGGAATAAAATACCTTTCTATGGATGACAGATTTACAATCGCCAACATGGCAATTGAGGCCGGCGGAAAGAATGGTATTTTCCCTGTGGATGACCTTACAATCGAGTACATGAAAGAACATTCCACAAAAGAATACACTGTATATGAAGCAGATGAAGATGCAGAGTATGATGCAGAATATGTAATCGACCTTTCAACATTAAAGCCAACAGTTGCTTTCCCACATCTTCCTGAGAATACACATACCATTGACGAAGGTTTTGACATAGCAATCGACCAGGTAGTAATCGGTTCATGTACTAACGGAAGACTTGACGACCTTAGAATTGCAGCAGAGATCCTTAAAGGACATAAGGTTAAAAAAGGAATCAGGACAATTATAATTCCTGCAACACAGAAGATTTATCTTCAGGCTATCGAAGAAGGCCTTATTAAGACATTTATTGAGGCAGGAGCAGTTGTGAGCACTCCTACATGCGGTCCATGTCTTGGCGGTTACATGGGAATCCTTGCAAAGGGAGAACGTTGTATATCAACTACTAACCGTAACTTTGTAGGACGAATGGGACACGTTGAATCAGAAGTATACCTTGCAAGCCCGGCGGTTGCGGCAGCTTCGGCAATTACGGGTAAGATTTCATCACCTGAGGAGGTAATGTAA
- a CDS encoding LysR family transcriptional regulator — MNNNLSLYNIFLAVAEAGSTLGAAKALFISQPAVSKAISKLEASLEVSLFIRSKKGVRLTDDGLILYDRIKNAFEYIDEGESVIRERNSLGTGHIKIGVSSTLCKYILLPYLSLYTKDHPHIRISIECHSSRETADILQQNHVDLGLIAKPDNSALSCLSLGYMHDTFVATREYLSNMTKRNDANLMMLNKENLTRQYVDRYIPARFYEKFNLMETDNMELLIEFAKTGIGIGCVIKEFVKKELGNGLLVEYNTGLPEIEKREVCFAYSYRRMPNPHVMDFLDYVNEKKSDKKFNVLV; from the coding sequence ATGAACAATAATTTATCTTTATACAATATATTTCTTGCCGTTGCCGAAGCCGGAAGCACCCTTGGCGCAGCTAAGGCTCTCTTTATAAGCCAGCCTGCCGTAAGTAAAGCAATTTCCAAATTGGAGGCGTCCCTTGAAGTCAGTCTTTTTATAAGAAGCAAAAAAGGTGTCCGCCTTACAGATGACGGACTTATTCTTTATGACCGTATAAAAAATGCTTTTGAATATATCGATGAGGGCGAGTCGGTTATCAGAGAGCGTAACAGCCTTGGCACGGGACATATTAAAATCGGTGTCAGCAGTACCTTATGCAAATATATACTTCTGCCCTATCTTTCCCTATACACCAAGGACCATCCTCACATACGTATTTCGATTGAATGTCATTCTTCAAGGGAAACCGCAGATATTCTCCAACAGAACCACGTTGACCTCGGTCTGATTGCCAAGCCTGATAATTCAGCCCTTTCCTGCTTAAGTCTTGGATATATGCACGATACCTTTGTTGCCACCAGGGAATATCTCTCCAATATGACAAAAAGAAATGATGCCAACCTTATGATGCTTAATAAGGAAAATCTTACCAGGCAATATGTGGACAGGTATATTCCTGCCAGATTTTATGAAAAATTCAATCTTATGGAAACCGACAATATGGAACTTCTTATAGAATTTGCCAAAACAGGCATCGGTATCGGCTGTGTCATCAAGGAATTTGTTAAAAAAGAACTGGGTAACGGACTGTTAGTGGAATACAATACAGGTCTCCCCGAAATAGAAAAACGTGAGGTGTGCTTTGCCTATTCCTATAGGCGCATGCCCAATCCTCACGTTATGGATTTTCTCGATTATGTGAATGAGAAAAAATCCGATAAGAAATTTAACGTATTGGTGTAG
- a CDS encoding ATP-binding protein: MYRKIMGFLKEWKESEHRKPLILQGARQVGKTYSILEFGRTDYENVAYFNFETNPKLGDTFEENISPDYLIPILSHIAGQTIVKEKTLIVFDEVQLCERALTSLKYFCEDAPDYHIIVAGSLLGVAVNRTKFSFPVGKVDMKTLYPMDMEEFMLALGEKDLTEQIKKCFNTDTPLPSALHDAAMQLYRQYLVVGGMPECVMQFAETKDYILVRHTQDTILASYLNDMSKYNNLNEIKKTRLAYDNITVQLSKKNTRFQYKLIKKGGRASEFENAIEWLCLSGIASQVYKVEQVKKPLENYRNIDAFKIYVSDLGLLCAKKDLAANDILYMVEEINDFKGGMAENYVNVQLTINGYNTYYWESERGAEIDFIIQRDGRLIPIEVKSADNTRAKSLKVYMDTYKPDYAIKLSSKNFGFEDNKKIVPLYAAFCI, translated from the coding sequence ATGTATAGGAAAATTATGGGATTTTTGAAAGAATGGAAAGAAAGCGAACATCGTAAGCCTCTTATTTTACAGGGAGCAAGACAGGTAGGAAAGACATATTCCATTCTGGAGTTCGGACGTACTGATTATGAAAATGTGGCATATTTCAATTTTGAGACCAATCCGAAGCTTGGTGATACCTTTGAGGAAAATATCAGCCCTGATTATCTGATACCAATTTTGTCACATATTGCAGGGCAGACTATTGTAAAAGAAAAGACACTGATAGTATTTGACGAAGTGCAGCTTTGCGAAAGAGCATTGACTTCACTCAAATATTTTTGCGAAGATGCTCCTGATTATCATATAATTGTTGCGGGAAGTCTGTTGGGAGTTGCTGTTAATAGGACTAAATTCTCTTTCCCTGTAGGAAAGGTTGATATGAAAACACTTTATCCTATGGATATGGAAGAATTTATGCTGGCACTCGGTGAAAAAGATTTAACAGAACAGATAAAAAAGTGTTTCAACACAGATACACCATTGCCGTCAGCTTTGCATGATGCCGCAATGCAGCTCTACCGCCAGTATCTCGTAGTAGGTGGTATGCCGGAGTGTGTGATGCAATTTGCCGAAACAAAAGATTATATCCTTGTACGTCATACCCAGGATACGATACTTGCAAGTTACCTTAATGATATGAGTAAGTACAACAACCTTAATGAAATCAAAAAAACCAGACTTGCCTATGATAACATTACTGTCCAGCTATCAAAAAAGAATACCCGTTTCCAATATAAACTGATTAAGAAAGGCGGAAGGGCTTCTGAATTTGAAAATGCCATTGAATGGCTTTGCTTGTCAGGAATTGCATCGCAGGTTTACAAGGTTGAGCAGGTTAAAAAACCTTTGGAAAATTACCGCAATATTGATGCATTTAAGATTTATGTATCGGATTTAGGTTTGCTTTGTGCAAAAAAAGATTTAGCAGCGAATGATATTCTTTATATGGTTGAGGAAATCAATGATTTTAAGGGCGGTATGGCTGAAAACTATGTTAATGTGCAGCTTACAATTAATGGCTACAATACTTACTATTGGGAGTCGGAGCGTGGGGCTGAAATTGATTTTATTATTCAGAGGGATGGCAGACTTATACCTATTGAAGTAAAATCTGCTGACAATACCAGAGCTAAGAGCTTAAAAGTATATATGGACACTTACAAACCTGATTATGCCATTAAACTATCTTCCAAAAACTTTGGATTTGAGGATAATAAGAAGATTGTTCCTCTATATGCTGCATTTTGTATTTGA